From the Lathyrus oleraceus cultivar Zhongwan6 chromosome 4, CAAS_Psat_ZW6_1.0, whole genome shotgun sequence genome, one window contains:
- the LOC127076491 gene encoding uncharacterized protein LOC127076491, with product MENNLPIITKRVWNMIRVALFMLRKGISKGKLMMDLNMMLKRRRKLAGKAITNLIFPHHHGSSTSREYEFSCSNTPNYKFVLNNNKRHHRNNHFFACAHAPLTQDDDIVTVNAVKTMLENIVNNHEVMVEASPALPGFGRTPKARQLRVTDSPFPVDDTDTVAEVDKAAEAFIKRFYSQLRKQD from the coding sequence ATGGAAAACAACCTACCAATAATAACAAAGAGAGTATGGAACATGATACGTGTAGCCTTGTTCATGTTAAGAAAAGGCATATCCAAGGGAAAACTAATGATGGACCTAAACATGATGCTCAAACGCCGCCGCAAGCTCGCCGGAAAAGCCATCACCAACCTCATTTTCCCTCACCACCACGGCAGCTCCACCTCAAGAGAATACGAATTCAGCTGCAGCAACACACCTAATTACAAATTTGTCCTCAACAACAACAAGCGTCACCACCGCAACAACCACTTCTTTGCGTGTGCTCACGCGCCTCTCACGCAAGACGACGACATTGTGACCGTTAATGCTGTTAAGACTATGCTAGAGAATATAGTAAATAATCACGAGGTGATGGTTGAGGCTTCCCCGGCGCTCCCCGGGTTCGGGCGGACACCTAAGGCGAGACAGTTGAGGGTGACTGACTCGCCTTTTCCGGTGGACGACACTGATACGGTTGCGGAGGTTGACAAGGCGGCCGAAGCTTTTATAAAGAGGTTCTACTCGCAGTTGAGGAAGCAGGATTGA